The region ATAAATTCTACCCCCTCCTCGCCCAGCTCCGCCCCACACCCAAGCAGCCGAAAAACAGTGATCCTGCGGGACGCTGAGTCAGATTTGGTAGTTTGTTGATGTTTGTCATGTTCTGTAGTGCAGCATTTTCTGTACTGAATCCAGGTTTTCTCAATGTATACCTCATCTGTTTGGGAGTAATCTGTGGTCAGAATTTCAAGCAGGAATGTTGCCTGTTCCAGCTCTGCTTGAAATGTCATATTTCAGTAGAACTGTGCTCCATCTAACTGCTGACCTCATAGGCCTCGGCCCTCTCCGTGTGAACCTGTTTGGGGCAAGACGGACACGTCGGGCGTCTGAACCCAAACAGCAGAGCCAGGCCCCCAAGGAGCTGTAGCCCCGCCCCCAACCAGCCAAAATACAATGACCCTGCGGGACGCAGAGTCAGGCTTGGCAGTTTGTTGATGTTCAGCCCCCGTAGCTCGGACACGCTGGATGCTAACTCTGCCCCCAGAGCCGGCAAGTGGTGAGTGTATACGGCCGCAGCAGCCAAACTCAGTAAACCCGCCAGTGCCACCATCAGGCCGCCTCCGGCAGTGACGTTCCTCAGGGGAGCATCCGTCCAACACCGGAGTCCAACACTCGCCAACATGATtccaaacccacacacaaacagagagatcaAAACCAGGACCTGGGCTGCTCGGACATGGGAATCATGCTGGGAATAACATGACAAACACCAAGGAAAACAATCATGATTAGGGAAGTCAGTTTCAATTTTGTCAGTTTTGATTCTGTTTGATTCTAGATTAGATTTTATCTCCAGTTCTTTTTATACTTGGAGCAGTGCTATGCACTTTGGATTTTGACACACATTCTTACAAACCCCATTAGTAGAAAAGATACAATATACACAATATTTTCACTGTGTTGTTTTCACTGACAACTCTAtgaaccccatttccagaaatgaaTGGGCAATGtgctaaatgtaaataaaaccagAAAGCAATAAcctgcaaatcatttaaaccctatactTAATTTATAACAGTAGAAAGAATTATATACACACCCCCATACAGTATATAGAGCTCATGGAAACTTCCTGCTTAAATACTTCACTGAAAGTTTAAAGTAATATTTGAATTGGTTGGTTGTAGATTCAGATTCTTAGCATGTATTGTTTTCAATTGAGTTATATGTAAACATTTTGTATGATTATTTTGGCCGTTGGGGGCAGGGTGAATGAAACAACAGTGCTGATTCCtctctcaacatccacagctaaCCTCCAACTGTTCCCTGGGAGATGGGCTCTGCTAACTGCCCttagttcactagtgtgtgctCACTGTCATGGATGACTTAAATGTGAAGGCACAATTTCGTTGTACATTGTGTAATGACTGTAAAAGCATGTAGCTTCTTTGCTAAAACAGAAATGAGGATATCATTTACTGAATATTATCACAATTaatttttgttaattaattaattatcccCCATATAAAACATACCCCACCTGATATGGACCAGACACCGGCCAGCACTCCCTGAGCTCAGAGTGCGCCACCTGCAGGCAGCTTTCCCACAAACCGTCTGAACGAAGGAGAAGGAGATCCGCCCCCTTGGCTCCACCCACAGCTTTGCCAACTCCACCCAGCCGAGCCTGTCCCTCCCTCCACTGCGGCGTGATGGCC is a window of Hoplias malabaricus isolate fHopMal1 chromosome 1, fHopMal1.hap1, whole genome shotgun sequence DNA encoding:
- the cldn23l gene encoding claudin-23; this translates as MHTPASMVMGIVFAPLGLVLLFTAAITPQWREGQARLGGVGKAVGGAKGADLLLLRSDGLWESCLQVAHSELRECWPVSGPYQHDSHVRAAQVLVLISLFVCGFGIMLASVGLRCWTDAPLRNVTAGGGLMVALAGLLSLAAAAVYTHHLPALGAELASSVSELRGLNINKLPSLTLRPAGSLYFGWLGAGLQLLGGLALLFGFRRPTCPSCPKQVHTERAEAYEVSS